CTTTTCATCTCCCCCTGCCCGTACTGTATCGACCCGAAGCAGCAATTCAGGTTCAAAATAGGTGAGTTGTCCATTCTGCTTACGCACCGTAATCATGGTCTCATTCTTACGGACAAACGTACCCGGCAACTGCGTGCCATCTTTTAAGACAAAAACCGTTTGGGAAGCAGATGGGTTAATGATCAAATTGTCGTCCTTCGGACGTTCGGCCAGTATTTTCACGACCTGATCAGCCTCTACAAAAGACAGATCACCACCCCGAACCCGAACACTGATGATCGAACTATCCTGTCGGACAATCTGTCCCCGTACAACCGAGCCGTCACGCATGAGCAGGTAAGAGTGTTTGCGATAGGTGTCTTCTGGTGTTATTTTAATAAGCTGTGCCTGGGCTAGAAATGGGCATAGGAATAAAAGAAATAGAACTGTTTTCACAATAGAAGACGTTAAGGTTGAAGAATTGGCGTTTATATTTCTTTATGCAAACGGTTACACACCGACAATTATTTTTTCAGCATATAGCTCAGACCTCCGATTTTCCATTAGGGTTGGAAATCGAACGAGCCGAAGGTATTTATTTATACGAAAGTGATGGCAGCCGCTACATTGACCTTATTTCGGGCATCGGAGTAAGCAACGTTGGGCATCGGCATCCACGTGTGCTGGAAGCGATCCACCAGCAGTTGGATAAGTACATGCACCTGATGGTGTACGGGGAATACATCCAAACTCCTCAAACCCAGCTTGCCCAGGCACTTGCCCAAACGTTACCTCCAAGCCTAAACAATGTGTATTTCACCAATTCGGGAACCGAAGCGGTTGAAGGGGCTATGAAACTGGCGAAGCGATACACGGGGCGTTCCGAGATCATTAGTTGCTTTAATGCGTATCATGGGTCTACACAGGGAGCCCTGTCATTATCGGGGGATGAAAATTTTAAACGAAATTTTCGCCCACTCCTACCCGATATACGTCATATTCGACATGGTAACCCAACCGACCTCGGCCAAATTACGACTCGAACGGCCGCCGTGATTATTGAAGTTGTCGCTGGTGAAGCAGGTGTCCGCGTGCCGGAGCCAGCCTATTTTCAGGCGCTTCGTCAACGCTGCTCCGAAACAGGTGCTTTATTGATTTTTGATGAGATTCAAACGGGTTACGGACGCACGGGTACGTTCTGGGCATTTGAGGGCGTTTCGGTTGTGCCCGACATCCTTCTTTGCGCCAAAGGCATGGGGGGCGGCATGCCCATTGGAGCCTTCATCAGTTCAGATGAATTAATGAGTGTGTTTAAAAATAATCCGATTCTCGGTCATATCACAACGTTCGGTGGACATCCGGTTTCCTGTGCTGCCTCACTGGCCACGCTACAAATCATTCAGGAGCAAAAATTGCATGAGCAGGCTGAGGCTAAAGGACAATTATTCAGGCAGTTGTTAAGGCATGCAGCCATTCGGGAAATCCGTGGTAAAGGGTTGATGCTGGCCGTTGAATTCGACTCTTTTGACGTCCTGAAACCCATTATCGACCGTGCCATAGCAAACAGCCAAAACGGTCTGGGTATTATAACCGACTGGTTCCTGTTTTGTACTAATTCCATGCGAATAGCTCCCCCATTGATTATTACCGAAGAACAGATTCGGGAAGCCTGTACAGTGATCCTGGAAGCAATGGACTGATTTTCTTCGACAGGATGTACAGCCGGGCCGACGTTTCGGCTGTACATCCTATTGAAAAGAAATTTTAAAATGCCTCACCTAACTGAAAATACAGGCCGTTCGACACACTCTGGCCAATGCCCCAACCATAATCGACACGAAGGTTTAAGCGTTCTTTCTGATTCAGGGCCAGTCGGAGTCCACCACCAAATGAGTATTTAAGCTCCTGAAAATTCAGTTCATGCAGGTTGTCGCCTACGTTACCAACCCCAAAAAAACCAACAGCCCCAAATCGCCAGAACAACGGCACCCGGTACTCAGCCTGGGCTACAATCTGATCTTCACTACGATAACGCCCATCATAAAAGCCCCGCATACTATTAGACCCACCAAAGCTGGCTAAACTTCGCAAGGGCGTATTGCCTCCATTGAAAAATCCATAGGCCTGAATGGCCAATACCTGCTGTCGGTATGTCCGAAGAAAACGTCGAAAATCGACCACATAATTGGTATACCGAAAATTTGAACCAAGTGCAGGATTAAAATGGTTGAAATACACCTGTAAAAAGCCACCCCGATCGGGTGCAAATGCATTATTCCGGGAGTCGTATGTAAGACTTAATCCAGCTCCGGAAATGTGGTACGGCTGACGGCCAATCACCTGCTGCTGATCGAAAAGTCCTCCCGACTGATAGTCGACATCCAGCAATCGCTGGTATTCGTAAACCAATCCGGCAAAAACGCGCTCTTTAAGTTTACGTTGGGCATGCAGATAAATGTAGTATTGTTTAAAAATATAGGCTTCTACCTGTTCATCAGGAGCATCCTTACCAAGTCCCCAAAATCGGTCGGGAAAATAGCTGTACGACAATTGATAATTTAGGATAATTCGTTCGCCCGGAAAATAAGTTGTTCCATTCACTGCCGCAATAAATTGTTTCCGAAGGGAGTATAATGCAAGAGCCTGAGTGTTTGACGTACGGGTAATGGTATCATGCCGATTAAACCGAAATGTAAAGGATCCAGCCAGGCCAAACGACCAGTCTGTTTCGATAGAACGGGCTACCAGCGGCAAAATCAGCGTATTTCGGGTACGAATTAGCTGACTGGGAATGGGTTCGCGCGGAACACGGAGGCTGTCGGGCTGCGCTCGAAGTGCTTGTCCCAGGCCCATTAATTGGCTGATTAACAGCAAAACCAACCTTTTATCAAGTAAAACTGACACTGTAAACGAATTAACCGTTAATTAAACTCGCATTAATTAAATTGCGGCAAAGTAATCCTAAAATTGTAAATTTCGTAGATTTGGGCTTTTATTAACCGACACAGTCTGCACCCATTCAATAGGGGGCAGCCAATGGGTTGGCATCAACTACGGAACCTCCGATTTGTAAACCACCGATATGAGCAAATTAAACTTACCGCCCTTTACGTTAGGCGAATCTATCACTCCAGAACAACGCCAGTTTTTCAACAAATATGGTGTCATTGTATTTCGTAACTTCATTGAGCCCGAAACAGTTAAACTTTTTATCAGTGAAACGGAGCGGATCGAAAAACAATGGCTCGACGAAGGGCGTGATAAGGTAAATGGCGTTCCACTAAAATTTGGTAAGGACGAAGAAGGGAACCCTATGATTCAGCGCATGTGCTTCCTGTCGCAGCACAGCACAGCTCTTCATGAATTTTTGCAGGACCCTCGCCTTCAGGCTGTTGTAGACCTGTTGCAACCTTATGAGGGCCGCATTGCTGAAATTGAAAAAGATGGTCTTATTCTGAACCATTACGTTCGTACCCCCAACAGTAAGTTCTCGCAAATGGGCTGGCATACGGATAGCCCTCGCGACATTTTCCTCGGTCAGCGCATTATGCCCATGCTTAACGTAGGCATACACCTCAATGCGACACCTTACGAAAACGGAGGACTTCGTGTGATTCCTGGCACCCACAAACAGGGTATTCTTAAAATGCTGTTCCGCAAAAAATACTTCGTCGACAACGAGCCAGATAAGCATGAAGTGGGCTTCGACATCAATGCAGGTGACCTGTCGGTACATGACGGACGGCTTTGGCACCGGGCACAGCAATCGCCTTACTTTGGTGAAGCCAGCCGTCGACGCGTGATGTATGTACCTGTCGTAACGGGTAAGTATATGCCTAAGCATGAGAACAGCAAAACGCCGTTCTATCACCGCTTTATCTCTAAAGTCAATATTTAAGCGTTATAAAGTATAGGGTTATAAAGTTGTAAGCAGCTCCTGGCAAAGCCTGCAACTTTATAACCCTATAACTTTACTTAGCTAAATCATTTTATATGGCCTACGCCCTCATTACAGGAGCCAGCCGGGGCATTGGCTTAGCCATTGCGACAGAACTGGCCCGGCAAAAATTTGATCTATTGCTGGTTGCCCGTTCTGAAACATTGCTCCGGGAAGCAGCCAGTCAGCTAGCCAGCGAACATGGAATCAAAACAGATTTCCTGGCCCTCGATCTAGCCGCCACGGGCGCTGCTCAACACGTACTTGCCTGGTGTCAGCAAAAAGGATATGCCATACAGATGCTAGTTAACAATGCAGGCTATGGTCTGAGTGGGCCCTTTGAAAAGCATCCGTTAGCCGAACATACAGATATGATGGCGGTAAATATGACGGTTCTGGTAGAACTAACCTACTTGTTTCTTCCTGTCCTGCGACAACAGCCTAAAGCCTACATTCTGAATATTGGAAGTTCTGCAGCCTATCAGGCCGTACCGGGGCTTAGTCTATATTCTGCCTCCAAAGCGTTTGTGCTCCAGTTTAGCCGGGGTCTGCACCAGGAATTAAAACGCTCAGCTGTATCGGTTACCTGTGTATGTCCTGGTTCTACCGATACAAACTTCGTTGATCGGGCTCAAATTGGTGAGAAAGGCCGGAAAGCAGCCGCAAAAGTGAATATGACGCCCCAGGAAGTAGCCCGTCAGGCCGTTGAGGCCACCTTAGCCGGGCAGGCCGAAGTCGTAACGGGCTTACTCAATAAAGCAGGAAAATTCATGGCCTGGCTGCTCCCTAAAGGACTTGTGGAAAAGACCGCTGGCAGCATATACGAATAACCATTTTTGCATTCCGCTAATAAATGGCACTTTATTTGTCATACTATAGTTTTAGACATATAACTATATAAAGACGTTGGATGCAGACCTTATCGTAAACCAAGTTTCCTAGCCTGCCGACGTCCAACCAATTCATGCAATTTTCCGATTTATCAGTAATAGATCCTATCCTGAAAGCGCTTGCTGAAGAAGGATATACCACCCCAACCCCCATTCAGGAACAAGCCATTCCCATCTTGCTGCGTCGTCGCGACTTATTGGGCTGTGCGCAAACCGGGACTGGTAAAACAGCCGCTTTTGCCATTCCTATTCTGCAATTGCTCAATGAAGACCGGGTTAAAAATCCGAAAGCTCCCCGGCGCATCAAAACACTGGTACTGACGCCAACCCGCGAGTTAGCCATTCAAATCGCCGAAAGCTTTACCGCCTACGGACGTCACCTGAACCTTCGCCATACGGTTATTTTTGGCGGGGTCTCGCAACACGCTCAGGTGAATGCCTTAAAAGCTGGCATTGATGTGCTGATCGCTACCCCTGGCCGTTTGCTGGACCTGATGAACCAAGGCTTCATTAACCTTCGTGATGTTCAGTTCTTTGTCCTTGACGAAGCCGACCGTATGCTCGATATGGGTTTTATTCACGACGTCAAAAAAGTCATCGCACGTCTACCCGAACGTCGACAGTCGTTGTTTTTCTCGGCTACCATGCCCCCCGATGTAGCGAAACTAGCCGATACGATTTTGCACAATCCCGCCAAAGTGGAAGTAACGCCCGTCTCATCGACCGCCGATACCATCCAGCAGGCGATGTATTTTGTAGGCAAAGAAGACAAACGGAAACTACTGGTTCATATCCTG
This window of the Spirosoma aerolatum genome carries:
- a CDS encoding BamA/TamA family outer membrane protein, whose protein sequence is MGLGQALRAQPDSLRVPREPIPSQLIRTRNTLILPLVARSIETDWSFGLAGSFTFRFNRHDTITRTSNTQALALYSLRKQFIAAVNGTTYFPGERIILNYQLSYSYFPDRFWGLGKDAPDEQVEAYIFKQYYIYLHAQRKLKERVFAGLVYEYQRLLDVDYQSGGLFDQQQVIGRQPYHISGAGLSLTYDSRNNAFAPDRGGFLQVYFNHFNPALGSNFRYTNYVVDFRRFLRTYRQQVLAIQAYGFFNGGNTPLRSLASFGGSNSMRGFYDGRYRSEDQIVAQAEYRVPLFWRFGAVGFFGVGNVGDNLHELNFQELKYSFGGGLRLALNQKERLNLRVDYGWGIGQSVSNGLYFQLGEAF
- a CDS encoding phytanoyl-CoA dioxygenase family protein — translated: MSKLNLPPFTLGESITPEQRQFFNKYGVIVFRNFIEPETVKLFISETERIEKQWLDEGRDKVNGVPLKFGKDEEGNPMIQRMCFLSQHSTALHEFLQDPRLQAVVDLLQPYEGRIAEIEKDGLILNHYVRTPNSKFSQMGWHTDSPRDIFLGQRIMPMLNVGIHLNATPYENGGLRVIPGTHKQGILKMLFRKKYFVDNEPDKHEVGFDINAGDLSVHDGRLWHRAQQSPYFGEASRRRVMYVPVVTGKYMPKHENSKTPFYHRFISKVNI
- a CDS encoding aspartate aminotransferase family protein; the encoded protein is MQTVTHRQLFFQHIAQTSDFPLGLEIERAEGIYLYESDGSRYIDLISGIGVSNVGHRHPRVLEAIHQQLDKYMHLMVYGEYIQTPQTQLAQALAQTLPPSLNNVYFTNSGTEAVEGAMKLAKRYTGRSEIISCFNAYHGSTQGALSLSGDENFKRNFRPLLPDIRHIRHGNPTDLGQITTRTAAVIIEVVAGEAGVRVPEPAYFQALRQRCSETGALLIFDEIQTGYGRTGTFWAFEGVSVVPDILLCAKGMGGGMPIGAFISSDELMSVFKNNPILGHITTFGGHPVSCAASLATLQIIQEQKLHEQAEAKGQLFRQLLRHAAIREIRGKGLMLAVEFDSFDVLKPIIDRAIANSQNGLGIITDWFLFCTNSMRIAPPLIITEEQIREACTVILEAMD
- a CDS encoding SDR family NAD(P)-dependent oxidoreductase, whose protein sequence is MAYALITGASRGIGLAIATELARQKFDLLLVARSETLLREAASQLASEHGIKTDFLALDLAATGAAQHVLAWCQQKGYAIQMLVNNAGYGLSGPFEKHPLAEHTDMMAVNMTVLVELTYLFLPVLRQQPKAYILNIGSSAAYQAVPGLSLYSASKAFVLQFSRGLHQELKRSAVSVTCVCPGSTDTNFVDRAQIGEKGRKAAAKVNMTPQEVARQAVEATLAGQAEVVTGLLNKAGKFMAWLLPKGLVEKTAGSIYE